ggaaatacagatttggtccttctctgaagagtccagagaagttaccatacgagaggaccccggaggagaacgccgagatcgcacgagaagaagtgaggaactactttgaaggggtgaaagcaaagaaacatccacctctggaggagaaggtagatccggtgaaagcgaagcgcagtctggctgccctgacaaaaccacccaagtctccaccgaaaggaaactatgagcgcattattggaaagaaactatgagcggtcgggaagtactgtcagtgatcaaaggctaaaagaacgacgagctgggaaacaaattgcccagctcagcgaacaagcgaagcaatcgtgtcccccgctcaaggtgcctagcgacaacgtcgctaatgatccgaggatggtgcccggttatagcaatcttggcgattacctgcccgacgatgtacattatgatttcatggaggtgcagatacaaagatacgagtacgggaagcctctcgtcaaagatgaaagatctctatcaacgatgatgcgaagattgcatgattggtacttgaaaatctgcagagactctggggggaggagtactttgtatgtgaaagttaaaaagaagcatgacctcgttggaattgaacggtTGCCTGTTCCAttcgaggagttctttcagtttttcaatcaattggccctcgataaaacaaaggtcgcctgctactgtctataagtagtactacttctgtcattaagtctctctctatatagctcagctctttcattgcatgtatttataatcatcctcaatatattaagcagattgaagatcgccgaattgaagaaaagacgagtcggtgatattgggttcattaacacatatctcatagatgcaactcaggttaagtttcatgccgcagatagcgaggccaacttgctacgatcgttggtaataaatgaaaacaaagatataatactctttccttacaacttcaagtgagtgttactgtcttgtgcgtattcggtttcccttatatattagtcaaggttatagtaatgtaattgatgagttatgcatgtgtgtgcagttaccactatattctcctagagattaagcttgagcagggactagtaaccgtcttagactcaagacgaaaagatccccaggactatgcagacatgactcaaatgctcgagaagtaagttaaatcgatcattatccaccatatcagcaactttgttcatttcctgatatatcaagtaattgttttctttgtccggcagggtttggagaaaattcatcaGAAAAGCTCtgagactgccgaaggagctgcaacttagacacccgaaagtaagtactatagtagcatgttccgcgcatctactagtgatttcaagcgctagtttcatcaataccatttggcattcttgcttatcagtttgattgacctctatttcttgtaaagtggttgtggcaggaacaagggaatgatttctgtggatactacgtttgcgagtccatccgccacacgacctgtgagcggggctacactgacgaacaatatgaagtacgtaaataacaacattcacaattttatttcattaccatcatttgtgttgagtttcattcattcatatatatatatgtattgacccccttcttcaaattagatgtttcggaagcgggatgaactcctagcaccagctcgcatgcgagcaattcaagaggaattggcggcattctttcttgaccacgtgatcgctgaagacggagaatactatgtggactatgagtccgtatgattatatttataagagataattattgtatatatgtagacggtagtgtcggatagatatacgagtacttgttgttcgaccaatctctcggagaaggagaggtggtcgatatcacttctctctgtatgcatatatgttcatgatgatcttctgtttcctttgtttgcttactagctagctagcgtgtctagtcctttctatacgtatgtatagtacgtagcgtcgaccaagcacggacataagagaggacacttctctctattaattatagctagctaacacaatatatgaaacacctaaattaaccccccaaaaaccccaacccccctcctttaaaaaaacaaaaaccccagccacagaaatgctgatgcgtggatgcctattggtcccggttggtgccaccaaccgggaccaaagggtctcctgcctgggctccgcgcacaggccacgtggaggcccatcagtcccggttctggattgaactgggactaaagggacagggcattagtaccgaccctttagtcccggttcaggaatcgggacaaaaggcccttacgaatcgggacaacaggccctttttctaccagtgccaccctatcatatgctttcatcatgtcCAACTTCAATGCACAAAAGCGGTTTCTTTTTGCCTTGTTCCTCTTCACAAAATGAAGGCATTCATATGCTGCAATAATGTTATCTGTGATGAGTCTGTCAGGAACAAACGCAGATTGCTCATCTAATATTATATATCTCTGGCGGAACTAGCTTCAGCCTATTAGAAATTATTTTGGAGGCAATTTTGTATAACACATTACATAAAGAGATGGGCCGAAACTGAGTGGGCATCCTAGGATTTTTTACCTTTGGTATTAAACACCAATATAGTCTCATTAATGCATTCTGCCGACTCTTAAAATGTTTACGTGCCGACGTAAATTTAGCGGACTTGATCTGGGCCGAAAACGGCCGGATACGTTATCCCGCCCGCAAAAAATATATGGGCCGGCTGCGGGATAGCGCTCCTGCTAGAAGAGATGCTCTGACACGTCTATAAAGCTTTCCTCCCCCGGACGAACTACTTGGCGTTCAAAATTCAAAATCTCAAGCAGACCATTCTTCTTTCTCCACCCAAGCGGACGCAGAGGCAGCCATGAGGAAGGCGCCCGCAGCGGCCCCCAAGCCCAAGCCGAGGGCGAGGGCCAAGCCCAAGGCGAAGGCCAGCCCCGACTCCCTCTCCAGCGCCACGTCGCCGTCCCGCAGCGGCGGGTCTCCCGTCGCGGTCGGCCGCGGCCTCCTCTCGCCCTCCTCGCCGACGACGCCCAAGGCCAGGTCCCCCCTCTCCCCGTTCGCCGCATCCACGCCGGCCTCCGTGTCCACCGTCGCCGACCTGAGGGGCCGCGCCGCCTCGAGCCTCGACTCGCTCAAGCGCCGCCTCGACGCGCTCCACGGCGACTCCGCCCGCGACCTCGAGGCCTCCCACTCCCGAATCTCCAAGCGCATCAAGGtgacctccctctctctctctctctgatcccgTCCCGGCCCAGCCCTTTTGCCATCCTTAGCGCATCGATCGTGT
The sequence above is a segment of the Triticum dicoccoides isolate Atlit2015 ecotype Zavitan chromosome 1A, WEW_v2.0, whole genome shotgun sequence genome. Coding sequences within it:
- the LOC119285814 gene encoding uncharacterized protein LOC119285814 isoform X2, which produces MRKAPAAAPKPKPRARAKPKAKASPDSLSSATSPSRSGGSPVAVGRGLLSPSSPTTPKARSPLSPFAASTPASVSTVADLRGRAASSLDSLKRRLDALHGDSARDLEASHSRISKRIKTQSCLKLAEEAEKERKKMDERISGRAEEMKASYKEFVTEVQSSSSRVSKVTFPEMAKSVARAIDGMRSRYNIPATTA
- the LOC119285814 gene encoding uncharacterized protein LOC119285814 isoform X1; its protein translation is MRKAPAAAPKPKPRARAKPKAKASPDSLSSATSPSRSGGSPVAVGRGLLSPSSPTTPKARSPLSPFAASTPASVSTVADLRGRAASSLDSLKRRLDALHGDSARDLEASHSRISKRIKMQTQSCLKLAEEAEKERKKMDERISGRAEEMKASYKEFVTEVQSSSSRVSKVTFPEMAKSVARAIDGMRSRYNIPATTA